In Daphnia pulex isolate KAP4 chromosome 7, ASM2113471v1, one genomic interval encodes:
- the LOC124198178 gene encoding CUGBP Elav-like family member 1 isoform X1: protein MEMLNSLNILAGKISPQNHDGETTTSANSSADHSPSSARMNGRVADQPDPDAIKMFVGQIPRSMDENDLRKMFEDYGQVHQVNVLRDKISGQSKGCCFVTFYKRKDALQAQNDMHNIKTLSGMHHPIQMKPADSENRNERKLFVGMLSKKISENDVRIMFSAYGSIEECTVLRDNNNISRGCAFVTFTSRQSAVTAIKTVHHSQTMEGCSSPMVVKFADTQKEKDQKRVHHVGSTTNLWGGIGINNLPPQYLTGLPSNGGASLSQLSGLNALGVQQLLAASSQNSLANTQAALQSLANLQSQAGLGMSGNGSPGSAVNDLNSSLAALANFNSQNIFGSLDINAMNMQNLAALAAIASNGNGIQSLGSAFTHGDVIVPVTASAGHWAPVVGGSASNSLGHQLVAAGPTATAAATQPSHSNSQQQQQQHQHHHQSLVNNRGTAGTAAATATSAGINGLGTSAAAAAAAAAANLEALANAYTAGIQQFTTAFPNFTSGQVGMNGANGGSVSPLGGSGSVTGSGLRQQEGPEGSNLFIYHLPQEFGDTDLCQAFSPFGNILSAKVFIDKQTNLSKCFGFVSYDNPMSSQAAIQAMNGFQIGTKRLKVQLKRSKDASKPY, encoded by the exons ATGGAGATGCTCAATTCATTGAATATTTTAGCCGGAAAGATCTCACCGCAGAATCACGACGGAGAGACGACCACATCCGCAAACAGTTCCGCCGATCACTCACCATCATCCGCAAG GATGAACGGACGTGTGGCCGATCAGCCGGATCCCGACGCCATCAAAATGTTTGTGGGCCAAATTCCGCGCTCGATGGACGAAAATGATTTGCGCAAAATGTTTGAAGATTACGGACAAGTCCATCAGGTCAACGTCCTCCGCGACAAAATCTCCGGCCAGagcaaag GTTGCTGTTTCGTCACGTTCTACAAGCGCAAAGATGCCCTGCAGGCGCAAAACGACATGCACAACATCAAAACGTTGAGTGGG ATGCACCATCCGATCCAGATGAAGCCGGCCGACAGCGAGAATCGCAACG AGCGCAAACTGTTTGTGGGAATGTTGTCGAAGAAAATCAGCGAGAACGACGTGCGGATCATGTTCAGCGCTTACGGATCCATCGAGGAGTGCACCGTCCTCcgcgacaacaacaacatcagccgag GATGTGCTTTTGTGACGTTCACGTCGCGTCAGTCTGCCGTCACTGCCATCAAGACCGTGCATCACTCACAAACGATGGAG GGATGCTCGTCGCCGATGGTCGTCAAGTTTGCCGACACCCAGAAGGAAAAGGACCAGAAACGGGTCCATCACGTGGGTAGCACCACCAATCTCTGGGGTGGAATCGGCATCAACAATTTACCTCCGCAATACCTGACG ggaCTACCGTCGAACGGAGGCGCAAGTTTGTCGCAGTTGAGCGGACTCAACGCGCTGGGCGTCCAGCAACTGTTGGCAGCCTCGTCGCAAAATTCGCTGGCCAACACTCaag CCGCTCTACAAAGTCTGGCCAACTTACAGAGTCAGGCCGGACTGGGAATGAGCGGAAATGGAAGTCCAGGCTCGGCAGTCAACGACCTCAATTCAAGTCTGGCCGCCCTGGCCAATTTCAAcagtcaaaacattttcggaTCATTAG ATATCAACGCGATGAACATGCAGAACCTGGCCGCCTTGGCCGCCATCGCCAGCAACGGAAATGGAATCCAATCGCTCGGTTCAG CTTTCACGCACGGAGACGTCATTGTACCCGTGACAGCTTCAGCTGGCCATTGGGCTCCAGTTGTCG GAGGATCGGCCAGCAATTCGCTGGGCCATCAACTGGTGGCCGCTGGCCCCACTGCCACAGCTGCCGCCACACAACCGTCCCATTccaacagccaacaacaacagcagcagcaccaacaccaccaccagagtTTAGTCAACAATCGCGGGACAGctggaacagcagcagccacggcGACGTCGGCCGGAATCAACGGATTGGGGACGTCGGCAGCCGCTgcggcagccgccgccgccgccaatCTCGAAGCCCTGGCCAACGCCTACACGGCCGGCATCCAGCAGTTCACTACAG ctTTCCCCAATTTCACTAGCGGCCAGGTGGGGATGAATGGCGCCAACGGCGGGAGTGTCAGTCCCCTGGGTGGCAGCGGCAGCGTGACGGGTAGCGGATTGCGCCAGCAGGAAGGGCCGGAAGGATCCAACCTGTTCATCTACCACCTGCCGCAAGAGTTTGGCGACACGGACCTCTGTCAAGCCTTTTCGCCCTTTGGCAACATCCTATCAGCCAAAGTCTTTATCGACAAGCAGACCAATTTGTCAAAGTGTTTCG GTTTCGTGTCGTACGACAACCCGATGAGCTCCCAGGCGGCCATCCAAGCCATGAACGGCTTTCAAATCGGCACCAAACGGCTCAAAGTCCAGCTGAAACGTTCCAAAGACGCCTCGAaaccttattaa
- the LOC124198178 gene encoding CUGBP Elav-like family member 1 isoform X2 — translation MFTLETHAQHAGKISPQNHDGETTTSANSSADHSPSSARMNGRVADQPDPDAIKMFVGQIPRSMDENDLRKMFEDYGQVHQVNVLRDKISGQSKGCCFVTFYKRKDALQAQNDMHNIKTLSGMHHPIQMKPADSENRNERKLFVGMLSKKISENDVRIMFSAYGSIEECTVLRDNNNISRGCAFVTFTSRQSAVTAIKTVHHSQTMEGCSSPMVVKFADTQKEKDQKRVHHVGSTTNLWGGIGINNLPPQYLTGLPSNGGASLSQLSGLNALGVQQLLAASSQNSLANTQAALQSLANLQSQAGLGMSGNGSPGSAVNDLNSSLAALANFNSQNIFGSLDINAMNMQNLAALAAIASNGNGIQSLGSAFTHGDVIVPVTASAGHWAPVVGGSASNSLGHQLVAAGPTATAAATQPSHSNSQQQQQQHQHHHQSLVNNRGTAGTAAATATSAGINGLGTSAAAAAAAAAANLEALANAYTAGIQQFTTAFPNFTSGQVGMNGANGGSVSPLGGSGSVTGSGLRQQEGPEGSNLFIYHLPQEFGDTDLCQAFSPFGNILSAKVFIDKQTNLSKCFGFVSYDNPMSSQAAIQAMNGFQIGTKRLKVQLKRSKDASKPY, via the exons ATGTTTACACTTGAGACGCACGCACAACACG CCGGAAAGATCTCACCGCAGAATCACGACGGAGAGACGACCACATCCGCAAACAGTTCCGCCGATCACTCACCATCATCCGCAAG GATGAACGGACGTGTGGCCGATCAGCCGGATCCCGACGCCATCAAAATGTTTGTGGGCCAAATTCCGCGCTCGATGGACGAAAATGATTTGCGCAAAATGTTTGAAGATTACGGACAAGTCCATCAGGTCAACGTCCTCCGCGACAAAATCTCCGGCCAGagcaaag GTTGCTGTTTCGTCACGTTCTACAAGCGCAAAGATGCCCTGCAGGCGCAAAACGACATGCACAACATCAAAACGTTGAGTGGG ATGCACCATCCGATCCAGATGAAGCCGGCCGACAGCGAGAATCGCAACG AGCGCAAACTGTTTGTGGGAATGTTGTCGAAGAAAATCAGCGAGAACGACGTGCGGATCATGTTCAGCGCTTACGGATCCATCGAGGAGTGCACCGTCCTCcgcgacaacaacaacatcagccgag GATGTGCTTTTGTGACGTTCACGTCGCGTCAGTCTGCCGTCACTGCCATCAAGACCGTGCATCACTCACAAACGATGGAG GGATGCTCGTCGCCGATGGTCGTCAAGTTTGCCGACACCCAGAAGGAAAAGGACCAGAAACGGGTCCATCACGTGGGTAGCACCACCAATCTCTGGGGTGGAATCGGCATCAACAATTTACCTCCGCAATACCTGACG ggaCTACCGTCGAACGGAGGCGCAAGTTTGTCGCAGTTGAGCGGACTCAACGCGCTGGGCGTCCAGCAACTGTTGGCAGCCTCGTCGCAAAATTCGCTGGCCAACACTCaag CCGCTCTACAAAGTCTGGCCAACTTACAGAGTCAGGCCGGACTGGGAATGAGCGGAAATGGAAGTCCAGGCTCGGCAGTCAACGACCTCAATTCAAGTCTGGCCGCCCTGGCCAATTTCAAcagtcaaaacattttcggaTCATTAG ATATCAACGCGATGAACATGCAGAACCTGGCCGCCTTGGCCGCCATCGCCAGCAACGGAAATGGAATCCAATCGCTCGGTTCAG CTTTCACGCACGGAGACGTCATTGTACCCGTGACAGCTTCAGCTGGCCATTGGGCTCCAGTTGTCG GAGGATCGGCCAGCAATTCGCTGGGCCATCAACTGGTGGCCGCTGGCCCCACTGCCACAGCTGCCGCCACACAACCGTCCCATTccaacagccaacaacaacagcagcagcaccaacaccaccaccagagtTTAGTCAACAATCGCGGGACAGctggaacagcagcagccacggcGACGTCGGCCGGAATCAACGGATTGGGGACGTCGGCAGCCGCTgcggcagccgccgccgccgccaatCTCGAAGCCCTGGCCAACGCCTACACGGCCGGCATCCAGCAGTTCACTACAG ctTTCCCCAATTTCACTAGCGGCCAGGTGGGGATGAATGGCGCCAACGGCGGGAGTGTCAGTCCCCTGGGTGGCAGCGGCAGCGTGACGGGTAGCGGATTGCGCCAGCAGGAAGGGCCGGAAGGATCCAACCTGTTCATCTACCACCTGCCGCAAGAGTTTGGCGACACGGACCTCTGTCAAGCCTTTTCGCCCTTTGGCAACATCCTATCAGCCAAAGTCTTTATCGACAAGCAGACCAATTTGTCAAAGTGTTTCG GTTTCGTGTCGTACGACAACCCGATGAGCTCCCAGGCGGCCATCCAAGCCATGAACGGCTTTCAAATCGGCACCAAACGGCTCAAAGTCCAGCTGAAACGTTCCAAAGACGCCTCGAaaccttattaa
- the LOC124198178 gene encoding CUGBP Elav-like family member 1 isoform X6 yields MFTLETHAQHAGKISPQNHDGETTTSANSSADHSPSSARMNGRVADQPDPDAIKMFVGQIPRSMDENDLRKMFEDYGQVHQVNVLRDKISGQSKGCCFVTFYKRKDALQAQNDMHNIKTLSGMHHPIQMKPADSENRNERKLFVGMLSKKISENDVRIMFSAYGSIEECTVLRDNNNISRGCAFVTFTSRQSAVTAIKTVHHSQTMEGCSSPMVVKFADTQKEKDQKRVHHVGSTTNLWGGIGINNLPPQYLTGLPSNGGASLSQLSGLNALGVQQLLAASSQNSLANTQAALQSLANLQSQAGLGMSGNGSPGSAVNDLNSSLAALANFNSQNIFGSLDINAMNMQNLAALAAIASNGNGIQSLGSAFPNFTSGQVGMNGANGGSVSPLGGSGSVTGSGLRQQEGPEGSNLFIYHLPQEFGDTDLCQAFSPFGNILSAKVFIDKQTNLSKCFGFVSYDNPMSSQAAIQAMNGFQIGTKRLKVQLKRSKDASKPY; encoded by the exons ATGTTTACACTTGAGACGCACGCACAACACG CCGGAAAGATCTCACCGCAGAATCACGACGGAGAGACGACCACATCCGCAAACAGTTCCGCCGATCACTCACCATCATCCGCAAG GATGAACGGACGTGTGGCCGATCAGCCGGATCCCGACGCCATCAAAATGTTTGTGGGCCAAATTCCGCGCTCGATGGACGAAAATGATTTGCGCAAAATGTTTGAAGATTACGGACAAGTCCATCAGGTCAACGTCCTCCGCGACAAAATCTCCGGCCAGagcaaag GTTGCTGTTTCGTCACGTTCTACAAGCGCAAAGATGCCCTGCAGGCGCAAAACGACATGCACAACATCAAAACGTTGAGTGGG ATGCACCATCCGATCCAGATGAAGCCGGCCGACAGCGAGAATCGCAACG AGCGCAAACTGTTTGTGGGAATGTTGTCGAAGAAAATCAGCGAGAACGACGTGCGGATCATGTTCAGCGCTTACGGATCCATCGAGGAGTGCACCGTCCTCcgcgacaacaacaacatcagccgag GATGTGCTTTTGTGACGTTCACGTCGCGTCAGTCTGCCGTCACTGCCATCAAGACCGTGCATCACTCACAAACGATGGAG GGATGCTCGTCGCCGATGGTCGTCAAGTTTGCCGACACCCAGAAGGAAAAGGACCAGAAACGGGTCCATCACGTGGGTAGCACCACCAATCTCTGGGGTGGAATCGGCATCAACAATTTACCTCCGCAATACCTGACG ggaCTACCGTCGAACGGAGGCGCAAGTTTGTCGCAGTTGAGCGGACTCAACGCGCTGGGCGTCCAGCAACTGTTGGCAGCCTCGTCGCAAAATTCGCTGGCCAACACTCaag CCGCTCTACAAAGTCTGGCCAACTTACAGAGTCAGGCCGGACTGGGAATGAGCGGAAATGGAAGTCCAGGCTCGGCAGTCAACGACCTCAATTCAAGTCTGGCCGCCCTGGCCAATTTCAAcagtcaaaacattttcggaTCATTAG ATATCAACGCGATGAACATGCAGAACCTGGCCGCCTTGGCCGCCATCGCCAGCAACGGAAATGGAATCCAATCGCTCGGTTCAG ctTTCCCCAATTTCACTAGCGGCCAGGTGGGGATGAATGGCGCCAACGGCGGGAGTGTCAGTCCCCTGGGTGGCAGCGGCAGCGTGACGGGTAGCGGATTGCGCCAGCAGGAAGGGCCGGAAGGATCCAACCTGTTCATCTACCACCTGCCGCAAGAGTTTGGCGACACGGACCTCTGTCAAGCCTTTTCGCCCTTTGGCAACATCCTATCAGCCAAAGTCTTTATCGACAAGCAGACCAATTTGTCAAAGTGTTTCG GTTTCGTGTCGTACGACAACCCGATGAGCTCCCAGGCGGCCATCCAAGCCATGAACGGCTTTCAAATCGGCACCAAACGGCTCAAAGTCCAGCTGAAACGTTCCAAAGACGCCTCGAaaccttattaa
- the LOC124198178 gene encoding CUGBP Elav-like family member 1 isoform X3 produces the protein MEMLNSLNILAGKISPQNHDGETTTSANSSADHSPSSARMNGRVADQPDPDAIKMFVGQIPRSMDENDLRKMFEDYGQVHQVNVLRDKISGQSKGCCFVTFYKRKDALQAQNDMHNIKTLSGMHHPIQMKPADSENRNERKLFVGMLSKKISENDVRIMFSAYGSIEECTVLRDNNNISRGCAFVTFTSRQSAVTAIKTVHHSQTMEGCSSPMVVKFADTQKEKDQKRVHHVGSTTNLWGGIGINNLPPQYLTGLPSNGGASLSQLSGLNALGVQQLLAASSQNSLANTQAALQSLANLQSQAGLGMSGNGSPGSAVNDLNSSLAALANFNSQNIFGSLDINAMNMQNLAALAAIASNGNGIQSLGSGGSASNSLGHQLVAAGPTATAAATQPSHSNSQQQQQQHQHHHQSLVNNRGTAGTAAATATSAGINGLGTSAAAAAAAAAANLEALANAYTAGIQQFTTAFPNFTSGQVGMNGANGGSVSPLGGSGSVTGSGLRQQEGPEGSNLFIYHLPQEFGDTDLCQAFSPFGNILSAKVFIDKQTNLSKCFGFVSYDNPMSSQAAIQAMNGFQIGTKRLKVQLKRSKDASKPY, from the exons ATGGAGATGCTCAATTCATTGAATATTTTAGCCGGAAAGATCTCACCGCAGAATCACGACGGAGAGACGACCACATCCGCAAACAGTTCCGCCGATCACTCACCATCATCCGCAAG GATGAACGGACGTGTGGCCGATCAGCCGGATCCCGACGCCATCAAAATGTTTGTGGGCCAAATTCCGCGCTCGATGGACGAAAATGATTTGCGCAAAATGTTTGAAGATTACGGACAAGTCCATCAGGTCAACGTCCTCCGCGACAAAATCTCCGGCCAGagcaaag GTTGCTGTTTCGTCACGTTCTACAAGCGCAAAGATGCCCTGCAGGCGCAAAACGACATGCACAACATCAAAACGTTGAGTGGG ATGCACCATCCGATCCAGATGAAGCCGGCCGACAGCGAGAATCGCAACG AGCGCAAACTGTTTGTGGGAATGTTGTCGAAGAAAATCAGCGAGAACGACGTGCGGATCATGTTCAGCGCTTACGGATCCATCGAGGAGTGCACCGTCCTCcgcgacaacaacaacatcagccgag GATGTGCTTTTGTGACGTTCACGTCGCGTCAGTCTGCCGTCACTGCCATCAAGACCGTGCATCACTCACAAACGATGGAG GGATGCTCGTCGCCGATGGTCGTCAAGTTTGCCGACACCCAGAAGGAAAAGGACCAGAAACGGGTCCATCACGTGGGTAGCACCACCAATCTCTGGGGTGGAATCGGCATCAACAATTTACCTCCGCAATACCTGACG ggaCTACCGTCGAACGGAGGCGCAAGTTTGTCGCAGTTGAGCGGACTCAACGCGCTGGGCGTCCAGCAACTGTTGGCAGCCTCGTCGCAAAATTCGCTGGCCAACACTCaag CCGCTCTACAAAGTCTGGCCAACTTACAGAGTCAGGCCGGACTGGGAATGAGCGGAAATGGAAGTCCAGGCTCGGCAGTCAACGACCTCAATTCAAGTCTGGCCGCCCTGGCCAATTTCAAcagtcaaaacattttcggaTCATTAG ATATCAACGCGATGAACATGCAGAACCTGGCCGCCTTGGCCGCCATCGCCAGCAACGGAAATGGAATCCAATCGCTCGGTTCAG GAGGATCGGCCAGCAATTCGCTGGGCCATCAACTGGTGGCCGCTGGCCCCACTGCCACAGCTGCCGCCACACAACCGTCCCATTccaacagccaacaacaacagcagcagcaccaacaccaccaccagagtTTAGTCAACAATCGCGGGACAGctggaacagcagcagccacggcGACGTCGGCCGGAATCAACGGATTGGGGACGTCGGCAGCCGCTgcggcagccgccgccgccgccaatCTCGAAGCCCTGGCCAACGCCTACACGGCCGGCATCCAGCAGTTCACTACAG ctTTCCCCAATTTCACTAGCGGCCAGGTGGGGATGAATGGCGCCAACGGCGGGAGTGTCAGTCCCCTGGGTGGCAGCGGCAGCGTGACGGGTAGCGGATTGCGCCAGCAGGAAGGGCCGGAAGGATCCAACCTGTTCATCTACCACCTGCCGCAAGAGTTTGGCGACACGGACCTCTGTCAAGCCTTTTCGCCCTTTGGCAACATCCTATCAGCCAAAGTCTTTATCGACAAGCAGACCAATTTGTCAAAGTGTTTCG GTTTCGTGTCGTACGACAACCCGATGAGCTCCCAGGCGGCCATCCAAGCCATGAACGGCTTTCAAATCGGCACCAAACGGCTCAAAGTCCAGCTGAAACGTTCCAAAGACGCCTCGAaaccttattaa
- the LOC124198178 gene encoding CUGBP Elav-like family member 1 isoform X5 — MEMLNSLNILAGKISPQNHDGETTTSANSSADHSPSSARMNGRVADQPDPDAIKMFVGQIPRSMDENDLRKMFEDYGQVHQVNVLRDKISGQSKGCCFVTFYKRKDALQAQNDMHNIKTLSGMHHPIQMKPADSENRNERKLFVGMLSKKISENDVRIMFSAYGSIEECTVLRDNNNISRGCAFVTFTSRQSAVTAIKTVHHSQTMEGCSSPMVVKFADTQKEKDQKRVHHVGSTTNLWGGIGINNLPPQYLTGLPSNGGASLSQLSGLNALGVQQLLAASSQNSLANTQAALQSLANLQSQAGLGMSGNGSPGSAVNDLNSSLAALANFNSQNIFGSLDINAMNMQNLAALAAIASNGNGIQSLGSAFPNFTSGQVGMNGANGGSVSPLGGSGSVTGSGLRQQEGPEGSNLFIYHLPQEFGDTDLCQAFSPFGNILSAKVFIDKQTNLSKCFGFVSYDNPMSSQAAIQAMNGFQIGTKRLKVQLKRSKDASKPY; from the exons ATGGAGATGCTCAATTCATTGAATATTTTAGCCGGAAAGATCTCACCGCAGAATCACGACGGAGAGACGACCACATCCGCAAACAGTTCCGCCGATCACTCACCATCATCCGCAAG GATGAACGGACGTGTGGCCGATCAGCCGGATCCCGACGCCATCAAAATGTTTGTGGGCCAAATTCCGCGCTCGATGGACGAAAATGATTTGCGCAAAATGTTTGAAGATTACGGACAAGTCCATCAGGTCAACGTCCTCCGCGACAAAATCTCCGGCCAGagcaaag GTTGCTGTTTCGTCACGTTCTACAAGCGCAAAGATGCCCTGCAGGCGCAAAACGACATGCACAACATCAAAACGTTGAGTGGG ATGCACCATCCGATCCAGATGAAGCCGGCCGACAGCGAGAATCGCAACG AGCGCAAACTGTTTGTGGGAATGTTGTCGAAGAAAATCAGCGAGAACGACGTGCGGATCATGTTCAGCGCTTACGGATCCATCGAGGAGTGCACCGTCCTCcgcgacaacaacaacatcagccgag GATGTGCTTTTGTGACGTTCACGTCGCGTCAGTCTGCCGTCACTGCCATCAAGACCGTGCATCACTCACAAACGATGGAG GGATGCTCGTCGCCGATGGTCGTCAAGTTTGCCGACACCCAGAAGGAAAAGGACCAGAAACGGGTCCATCACGTGGGTAGCACCACCAATCTCTGGGGTGGAATCGGCATCAACAATTTACCTCCGCAATACCTGACG ggaCTACCGTCGAACGGAGGCGCAAGTTTGTCGCAGTTGAGCGGACTCAACGCGCTGGGCGTCCAGCAACTGTTGGCAGCCTCGTCGCAAAATTCGCTGGCCAACACTCaag CCGCTCTACAAAGTCTGGCCAACTTACAGAGTCAGGCCGGACTGGGAATGAGCGGAAATGGAAGTCCAGGCTCGGCAGTCAACGACCTCAATTCAAGTCTGGCCGCCCTGGCCAATTTCAAcagtcaaaacattttcggaTCATTAG ATATCAACGCGATGAACATGCAGAACCTGGCCGCCTTGGCCGCCATCGCCAGCAACGGAAATGGAATCCAATCGCTCGGTTCAG ctTTCCCCAATTTCACTAGCGGCCAGGTGGGGATGAATGGCGCCAACGGCGGGAGTGTCAGTCCCCTGGGTGGCAGCGGCAGCGTGACGGGTAGCGGATTGCGCCAGCAGGAAGGGCCGGAAGGATCCAACCTGTTCATCTACCACCTGCCGCAAGAGTTTGGCGACACGGACCTCTGTCAAGCCTTTTCGCCCTTTGGCAACATCCTATCAGCCAAAGTCTTTATCGACAAGCAGACCAATTTGTCAAAGTGTTTCG GTTTCGTGTCGTACGACAACCCGATGAGCTCCCAGGCGGCCATCCAAGCCATGAACGGCTTTCAAATCGGCACCAAACGGCTCAAAGTCCAGCTGAAACGTTCCAAAGACGCCTCGAaaccttattaa
- the LOC124198178 gene encoding CUGBP Elav-like family member 2 isoform X4, with translation MEMLNSLNILAGKISPQNHDGETTTSANSSADHSPSSARMNGRVADQPDPDAIKMFVGQIPRSMDENDLRKMFEDYGQVHQVNVLRDKISGQSKGCCFVTFYKRKDALQAQNDMHNIKTLSGMHHPIQMKPADSENRNERKLFVGMLSKKISENDVRIMFSAYGSIEECTVLRDNNNISRGCAFVTFTSRQSAVTAIKTVHHSQTMEGCSSPMVVKFADTQKEKDQKRVHHVGSTTNLWGGIGINNLPPQYLTGLPSNGGASLSQLSGLNALGVQQLLAASSQNSLANTQAALQSLANLQSQAGLGMSGNGSPGSAVNDLNSSLAALANFNSQNIFGSLDINAMNMQNLAALAAIASNGNGIQSLGSAFTHGDVIVPVTASAGHWAPVVAFPNFTSGQVGMNGANGGSVSPLGGSGSVTGSGLRQQEGPEGSNLFIYHLPQEFGDTDLCQAFSPFGNILSAKVFIDKQTNLSKCFGFVSYDNPMSSQAAIQAMNGFQIGTKRLKVQLKRSKDASKPY, from the exons ATGGAGATGCTCAATTCATTGAATATTTTAGCCGGAAAGATCTCACCGCAGAATCACGACGGAGAGACGACCACATCCGCAAACAGTTCCGCCGATCACTCACCATCATCCGCAAG GATGAACGGACGTGTGGCCGATCAGCCGGATCCCGACGCCATCAAAATGTTTGTGGGCCAAATTCCGCGCTCGATGGACGAAAATGATTTGCGCAAAATGTTTGAAGATTACGGACAAGTCCATCAGGTCAACGTCCTCCGCGACAAAATCTCCGGCCAGagcaaag GTTGCTGTTTCGTCACGTTCTACAAGCGCAAAGATGCCCTGCAGGCGCAAAACGACATGCACAACATCAAAACGTTGAGTGGG ATGCACCATCCGATCCAGATGAAGCCGGCCGACAGCGAGAATCGCAACG AGCGCAAACTGTTTGTGGGAATGTTGTCGAAGAAAATCAGCGAGAACGACGTGCGGATCATGTTCAGCGCTTACGGATCCATCGAGGAGTGCACCGTCCTCcgcgacaacaacaacatcagccgag GATGTGCTTTTGTGACGTTCACGTCGCGTCAGTCTGCCGTCACTGCCATCAAGACCGTGCATCACTCACAAACGATGGAG GGATGCTCGTCGCCGATGGTCGTCAAGTTTGCCGACACCCAGAAGGAAAAGGACCAGAAACGGGTCCATCACGTGGGTAGCACCACCAATCTCTGGGGTGGAATCGGCATCAACAATTTACCTCCGCAATACCTGACG ggaCTACCGTCGAACGGAGGCGCAAGTTTGTCGCAGTTGAGCGGACTCAACGCGCTGGGCGTCCAGCAACTGTTGGCAGCCTCGTCGCAAAATTCGCTGGCCAACACTCaag CCGCTCTACAAAGTCTGGCCAACTTACAGAGTCAGGCCGGACTGGGAATGAGCGGAAATGGAAGTCCAGGCTCGGCAGTCAACGACCTCAATTCAAGTCTGGCCGCCCTGGCCAATTTCAAcagtcaaaacattttcggaTCATTAG ATATCAACGCGATGAACATGCAGAACCTGGCCGCCTTGGCCGCCATCGCCAGCAACGGAAATGGAATCCAATCGCTCGGTTCAG CTTTCACGCACGGAGACGTCATTGTACCCGTGACAGCTTCAGCTGGCCATTGGGCTCCAGTTGTCG ctTTCCCCAATTTCACTAGCGGCCAGGTGGGGATGAATGGCGCCAACGGCGGGAGTGTCAGTCCCCTGGGTGGCAGCGGCAGCGTGACGGGTAGCGGATTGCGCCAGCAGGAAGGGCCGGAAGGATCCAACCTGTTCATCTACCACCTGCCGCAAGAGTTTGGCGACACGGACCTCTGTCAAGCCTTTTCGCCCTTTGGCAACATCCTATCAGCCAAAGTCTTTATCGACAAGCAGACCAATTTGTCAAAGTGTTTCG GTTTCGTGTCGTACGACAACCCGATGAGCTCCCAGGCGGCCATCCAAGCCATGAACGGCTTTCAAATCGGCACCAAACGGCTCAAAGTCCAGCTGAAACGTTCCAAAGACGCCTCGAaaccttattaa